The Streptomyces sp. NBC_01317 genomic interval ATCGCGGGCCTGCTGATCGGTCTGATGATCGTCCCGCGTACGGTGAAGCTCCTCAGAGAGACGCTCAACGTGCTGCTGGAGGCGGCGCCCAAGGATGTCGACATGGCGGAGGTACGGGCCCACATGCTCGCGCTGCCCGGGGTGGCCGACGTCCACGACCTGCACGTCTGGACGATCACCTCGGGCATGCCGGTGCTCTCCGCCCACGTGGTGGTGAACCAGGACGCGCTGGACTCGGTGGGGCACGAGAAGATGCTGCACGACCTCCAGGGATGCCTCGGGACCCACTTCGACGTGGAGCACTGCACGTTCCAGCTGGAGCCCCGGGGACACGCCGAGCACGAGGCCAAACTCTGCCACTGAGGCGCTCGGCCGACCGGCCGGCCGAACAGACATGCCCACACGTTCGAAGTGCGGACACGGGGCTTTTGTACGGCAGACTTGGGGCTCGAGGCCCGAAGCGAAGGATGGTTATGCCGACCACACCAGTCACTGAGGCGAGCAGCTCGCCGAACGGGGTACCGGACTCGTCGAACGGGGTACCAGAACCAATCCTGCTGGAACTGGTCGACGAACTCGGCCACACCATCGGCACCGCCGAGAAGCTCTCCGCCCACCAGCCGCCCGGGAAGCTGCACCGGGCGTTCTCCGTCTTCCTCTTCGACGAGCAGGGCCGGCTGCTCATCCAGCGCCGCGCGCTCGGCAAGTACCACTCCCCCGGCGTCTGGTCGAACACCTGCTGCGGGCATCCGTACCCGGGCGAGGCGCCGTTCGCCGCCGCCGCCCGGCGGACGTACGAGGAGCTGGGCATCTCGCCGTCGCTGCTCGCCGAGGCCGGCACGGTCCGCTACAACCACCCCGACCCGGACTCCGGGCTGGTGGAGCAGGAGTTCAACCACCTCTTCGTCGGCATGGCGCAGGCGCCGCCGCTGCCCGACCCGGAAGAGGTCGGCGAGACGGTGTTCGTCACCCCCGCGGAGCTGACGAAACGTCACGACGAGGCGCGCTTCTCCGCGTGGTTCATGAGCGTGCTGGACGCGGCCCGCCCGGCGATCAGAGAGCTCACAGGGCCGGCCGGGGGCTGGTGACACCTTCCCGGAGCGGGGGATCGTCGAGCGGTGACCTGAGGGGAAGCGCCGCCCAGATGATCTTCCCGCCACCGGCGGTCTGTTCCATGTCGAAGCCGCCGCCCGCCTCCCGGACGATCTCCCGTACGAGGAGCAGCCCGCGCCCGCCGGTCTGCGCGTAGTCGGTCTCCAGCGCCTTGGGGCGGTACGGGTGGTTGTCCTCCACCGACACCCGGATCCACTCGGCCTCGATCGCCACCTCGACGGCCAGCTCGGGCGAGAGCAGGGCCGCGTGCCGTACGGCGTTGGTGACCAGCTCGGAGACGATCAGCAGCACCCCCTGGACGACGTCGTCCCTGACCGGCACCCCCTGGCGCTTCAGCAGATCGCGTACGGCATGCCGGGCCTGCGGTAC includes:
- the idi gene encoding isopentenyl-diphosphate Delta-isomerase — its product is MPTTPVTEASSSPNGVPDSSNGVPEPILLELVDELGHTIGTAEKLSAHQPPGKLHRAFSVFLFDEQGRLLIQRRALGKYHSPGVWSNTCCGHPYPGEAPFAAAARRTYEELGISPSLLAEAGTVRYNHPDPDSGLVEQEFNHLFVGMAQAPPLPDPEEVGETVFVTPAELTKRHDEARFSAWFMSVLDAARPAIRELTGPAGGW
- a CDS encoding ATP-binding protein, whose product is MESRGSVPARPLSYEGVWRFTAPTVDVSVPQARHAVRDLLKRQGVPVRDDVVQGVLLIVSELVTNAVRHAALLSPELAVEVAIEAEWIRVSVEDNHPYRPKALETDYAQTGGRGLLLVREIVREAGGGFDMEQTAGGGKIIWAALPLRSPLDDPPLREGVTSPRPAL